A genomic region of Runella rosea contains the following coding sequences:
- a CDS encoding proline dehydrogenase family protein: protein MSISVASPQVGVSFDDTSVAFSSKSNFQLKKTYWLFALMNQPWLVKLGTFFIKLALLLRLPVKNLIKATLFGQFCGGEDIKECNKTINNLAKSKIGTILDYSVEGEDNEQSFDKTASEILLTIEKASQTEGIPFSVFKVTGIGSTPLMEKIQAGEPLTSNEQAAFERLKVRVDQLCQKAHDLDVKIFVDAEESWIQDVIDQLAYKAMQKYNTKKPIVYNTFQMYRRDMLENLKKATHEAKVDGYFLGAKLVRGAYFEKERQRAYESEYQDPIHATKEDTDSDYNKSILFALENRDVISICLGTHNESSCFYCIELMQKLNIPHNDPHVWFAQLLGMSDNISYNLANAGYNVAKYVPYGPVETVMPYLFRRAEENKSIAGQSSREFLLIKREVGRRHTMKVIH, encoded by the coding sequence ATGTCTATAAGTGTTGCTTCGCCCCAAGTAGGGGTTTCATTTGATGACACTTCGGTTGCATTCTCATCAAAGTCAAATTTCCAGTTAAAGAAAACTTACTGGCTATTTGCATTAATGAATCAACCTTGGCTTGTAAAATTAGGAACTTTTTTTATAAAACTCGCGCTTTTGTTACGACTCCCCGTCAAAAACCTCATAAAAGCAACTTTGTTTGGCCAATTTTGTGGAGGTGAAGACATTAAAGAGTGCAACAAAACCATAAATAATTTGGCAAAATCTAAAATTGGAACAATTTTAGACTATTCTGTCGAGGGGGAAGACAATGAGCAGAGTTTTGATAAAACTGCTAGCGAAATTCTGCTAACTATCGAAAAAGCGAGCCAAACCGAAGGGATTCCTTTTTCTGTTTTTAAGGTAACGGGTATTGGTTCAACCCCTCTAATGGAGAAAATTCAGGCGGGAGAGCCCCTTACTTCCAACGAGCAGGCTGCTTTTGAACGCCTCAAAGTACGTGTGGACCAATTATGCCAAAAAGCCCATGACCTAGATGTCAAAATTTTTGTCGATGCTGAAGAAAGCTGGATTCAAGACGTAATTGACCAACTGGCTTACAAGGCAATGCAAAAATACAACACCAAAAAGCCCATCGTCTACAATACATTCCAGATGTACCGCCGCGATATGCTGGAAAATCTGAAAAAAGCCACTCACGAAGCAAAAGTAGATGGGTATTTTTTAGGAGCTAAATTGGTAAGAGGTGCCTATTTCGAAAAAGAACGCCAACGCGCCTACGAAAGCGAATACCAAGACCCAATCCACGCTACCAAAGAAGACACCGACTCCGACTACAACAAATCCATTTTGTTTGCCCTCGAAAATCGTGACGTAATTTCGATTTGTTTGGGTACCCATAACGAAAGCAGTTGTTTTTACTGTATCGAATTAATGCAAAAACTCAACATTCCGCACAACGACCCGCACGTATGGTTTGCGCAGTTGCTCGGAATGAGTGACAATATTTCCTACAATTTGGCCAATGCAGGCTATAACGTAGCCAAATACGTGCCTTATGGGCCTGTTGAGACGGTTATGCCGTATTTGTTCCGTCGTGCCGAAGAAAATAAATCCATTGCTGGACAAAGCAGCCGCGAGTTTTTGCTTATCAAACGTGAAGTGGGTCGTCGCCACACCATGAAAGTTATTCATTAA
- a CDS encoding glutamine synthetase family protein, producing the protein MSKPQGLLTIDQLREAVDQQTIETIIVAFTDHYGRLVGKRFDADFFVDDIYKHGTHGCNYLLTTDMAMDPVPGFSFANWELGYGDFHLVPDLSTLRVAAWLDRTAMIICDVKNEKSHQYVEIAPRSILRKQLDKAAQHEFDVLAASELEYYLFENSFREAHETGFAQLRPVGWYIEDYHILQGTRTEPFNAAARRYLKQSGVPVENSKGEWGLGQHELNVRYAEILDMADRHVVYKQCLKEVADAMGWSITFMAKFAADRAGSSCHIHISLWKDGETAFAGDNTLGPVQCSDTFRWFLGGCIAHAPDVMVFYAPTINSYKRYVDGSWAPTRLAWSYDNRTAGFRVVGQGKSLRIECRIPGADCNPYLAFAGLLACGLEGIEKQIEPPAIFEGDIYAAAHLPRVPYTLAESIAIFSNSEFAKRSFGPEVVEHYTHFYKTEQAAYNASVTDWERKRYFEQI; encoded by the coding sequence ATGTCTAAACCCCAAGGACTCCTTACTATTGACCAACTACGCGAAGCGGTAGATCAACAAACCATTGAAACCATCATTGTAGCCTTTACTGACCATTACGGGCGGCTCGTCGGAAAACGTTTCGACGCTGATTTTTTTGTCGATGATATTTATAAACACGGCACCCACGGTTGCAATTACCTACTCACCACCGATATGGCCATGGACCCAGTGCCAGGGTTTTCGTTTGCGAACTGGGAACTCGGCTACGGTGATTTTCATTTAGTGCCCGATCTTTCTACGCTGCGGGTAGCGGCGTGGCTTGACCGCACCGCTATGATTATCTGCGATGTTAAAAATGAAAAATCGCACCAATACGTTGAAATCGCGCCCCGCTCCATCCTGAGAAAACAGCTTGATAAAGCCGCTCAACATGAATTTGACGTTTTGGCTGCTTCCGAGTTGGAATATTATTTATTTGAAAACAGTTTTCGCGAAGCCCACGAAACAGGCTTTGCCCAACTGCGCCCCGTAGGCTGGTACATCGAAGATTATCATATTTTGCAAGGCACCCGCACCGAGCCGTTCAACGCGGCGGCGCGGCGTTATTTGAAGCAATCGGGCGTGCCCGTTGAAAACTCCAAAGGAGAATGGGGCTTGGGCCAACACGAACTCAATGTACGCTACGCCGAAATACTGGACATGGCTGATCGCCACGTGGTGTACAAACAATGCCTAAAAGAAGTGGCCGATGCCATGGGTTGGAGCATTACGTTTATGGCCAAATTTGCCGCTGACCGCGCAGGTTCTAGTTGCCACATTCACATCAGTTTGTGGAAAGATGGCGAAACGGCCTTTGCAGGCGACAATACGCTGGGGCCCGTTCAGTGCTCGGATACATTTCGTTGGTTTTTAGGGGGTTGTATTGCCCATGCCCCTGATGTTATGGTATTTTATGCTCCAACCATCAACTCATACAAGCGCTATGTAGACGGTTCTTGGGCCCCTACGCGTCTGGCGTGGAGTTATGATAATCGTACTGCTGGTTTTCGGGTAGTAGGTCAAGGCAAAAGCCTACGGATTGAGTGCCGGATTCCAGGTGCAGATTGTAATCCTTACCTAGCTTTTGCGGGATTGTTGGCGTGTGGATTGGAAGGAATTGAAAAACAGATTGAACCACCGGCCATTTTTGAGGGTGATATCTATGCCGCAGCGCATTTGCCAAGGGTTCCATACACATTGGCCGAATCCATTGCGATTTTCTCCAACAGCGAGTTTGCCAAGCGGAGTTTTGGACCCGAAGTAGTGGAGCACTACACGCATTTTTATAAAACAGAGCAGGCCGCCTATAATGCATCAGTGACGGACTGGGAGCGGAAACGGTATTTTGAGCAGATTTAA
- a CDS encoding lipoprotein signal peptidase, with protein MTQSPKGPLKFFLFALLLIGVDQASKLLVHQYMSPGFAGQIRLIGDWFKLYYVTNPGMAFGMQIDHEYGKLFLTVFRLGAMIFIAGYMLRLAQKGASNGLLWAMAMILAGAIGNLIDSIFYGVLIDNAPYGSPTPWFHGQVIDMVFIDFWEGFVPDWVPVWGGQYYTTPIFNFADACIFIGVCIILMFQGTFFPRLDEHEEIEEAPKTDEIAEVPSIVSSEEEPETPASETEVISTQDVTEPTSTLEEETPESALEALPPTNDNTSTQVPTKE; from the coding sequence ATGACTCAATCCCCCAAAGGCCCACTCAAATTCTTTTTGTTCGCCCTGTTGCTTATCGGTGTAGATCAAGCTTCAAAATTGCTCGTACACCAGTATATGTCTCCAGGATTTGCTGGACAAATCAGACTCATCGGAGATTGGTTCAAGCTGTATTACGTAACCAACCCAGGCATGGCGTTTGGGATGCAAATTGACCACGAATACGGTAAATTGTTCCTGACGGTATTTCGGCTGGGAGCCATGATTTTTATTGCGGGCTACATGTTACGCCTTGCCCAAAAAGGGGCCTCCAACGGACTCCTCTGGGCTATGGCCATGATTTTGGCGGGAGCCATCGGCAACTTGATCGACAGTATCTTTTACGGAGTACTCATTGATAATGCCCCTTACGGCTCTCCTACTCCGTGGTTTCACGGACAGGTCATTGATATGGTATTCATTGATTTTTGGGAAGGTTTTGTACCCGATTGGGTTCCTGTTTGGGGCGGCCAATACTACACAACGCCTATTTTCAACTTTGCCGACGCCTGCATTTTCATCGGTGTTTGTATCATTTTGATGTTTCAGGGCACTTTTTTTCCGCGTTTGGATGAGCACGAAGAGATTGAAGAGGCTCCGAAAACGGATGAAATAGCCGAGGTTCCATCAATCGTTTCATCCGAAGAGGAACCCGAAACACCCGCTTCAGAAACGGAGGTAATCTCAACACAAGATGTCACCGAGCCTACTTCAACGTTGGAAGAAGAAACGCCCGAATCTGCCTTGGAGGCCCTTCCACCAACAAACGACAACACTAGCACACAAGTGCCTACTAAAGAATAG
- a CDS encoding winged helix-turn-helix domain-containing protein codes for MEIMAGKLAIVASFLVISLLFGQFAWITPDTDATNSQRFEEKTNLALRRTGHRLLLASGDSTSHIPAVKKLEEGTFVLQLSKSFDYNQLPSLLQESFDLHGIKNNYDVTVMDCKTNEVQLGYNFLDYSKSKEVACVGRDQVIDCYNVKITFLATANNPKSNPVWWTLGLGIAFIGVSYVVLSRRKTPLAPLIETPDEKPIEKSTRIRFGESSMDLDNQMLYTSHTQHNLTFREAKLLHLFIKYQNQVLERDFILKSVWEDEGVTVGRSIDVFVSRLRKLLQEDTSLKIAAVHGVGYRLEVNNDNPAPKKT; via the coding sequence ATGGAAATCATGGCAGGTAAATTGGCAATCGTGGCTTCGTTTTTAGTGATCAGCTTACTGTTTGGGCAGTTTGCCTGGATAACTCCTGACACTGATGCCACTAACTCGCAACGATTTGAAGAAAAGACGAACCTCGCGCTTCGCCGCACAGGCCACCGCCTGTTGTTGGCAAGCGGCGATTCCACTTCCCATATTCCTGCGGTTAAAAAATTAGAGGAGGGTACATTTGTGCTTCAATTAAGCAAATCGTTCGATTACAACCAGTTACCTTCCTTATTGCAGGAATCATTCGACCTTCATGGTATCAAAAACAACTACGATGTAACGGTCATGGACTGCAAAACAAACGAGGTACAATTGGGCTATAACTTTCTCGATTACTCCAAAAGCAAGGAAGTAGCCTGCGTCGGGCGCGACCAAGTCATAGATTGTTATAATGTAAAAATAACTTTCTTGGCTACCGCAAACAACCCAAAGTCCAACCCTGTTTGGTGGACTTTGGGGTTGGGAATTGCCTTTATTGGCGTTTCGTATGTTGTACTTTCTCGAAGAAAAACGCCCCTCGCTCCGCTTATTGAAACACCTGATGAAAAGCCGATTGAAAAATCTACCCGAATTCGTTTCGGTGAATCAAGCATGGACTTGGACAATCAAATGTTGTATACTTCCCATACACAACACAATCTTACTTTCCGAGAAGCTAAATTGCTGCACTTGTTCATCAAATACCAAAATCAGGTTTTGGAACGAGATTTCATTCTTAAATCCGTTTGGGAAGATGAAGGTGTTACGGTAGGACGCAGCATTGATGTTTTTGTGTCGCGCCTGCGGAAGTTGCTTCAAGAAGATACTTCGCTAAAAATCGCGGCGGTACACGGCGTCGGGTATCGATTGGAAGTCAACAACGACAACCCCGCCCCCAAAAAAACGTAG
- a CDS encoding chorismate mutase, which translates to MSATLEILPMSSWVDTGGKPLVIAGPCSAETEEQVWETATQIKALGYANVLRAGVWKPRTRPGSFEGMGEAALPWLAAVKKETGLPIAVEVATPQHVELALKYGIDILWIGARTTVNPFNVQDLADALQGVDVPVLIKNPVNPDLALWIGAFERINRAGIKKLGAIHRGFSNAQETKYRNSPMWNIAIELKTMFPELPMIGDPSHMAGKRAYLFEIAQRALDLNYDGLIIESHCNPDKAWSDAAQQLTPAALGEMLHELHVRKPEYGTDYINQLEQLRSKLDNLDRELLEILGTRMSLVEQLGEYKRDNNVAVLQMDRWRQLRKNRADLGKQMNLYPDFVEELFELIHMASIRKQTEVMNSTPAA; encoded by the coding sequence ATGAGTGCCACCTTAGAAATTTTACCGATGAGTTCGTGGGTTGATACGGGAGGGAAACCACTCGTCATTGCAGGCCCATGCAGTGCCGAAACTGAAGAGCAGGTTTGGGAAACCGCGACCCAGATCAAAGCTTTAGGATATGCTAACGTACTGCGCGCGGGCGTGTGGAAGCCGCGTACCCGTCCTGGAAGCTTTGAAGGAATGGGCGAGGCTGCGTTGCCTTGGCTTGCTGCCGTAAAAAAAGAAACAGGTTTGCCGATTGCCGTTGAAGTAGCTACTCCTCAGCACGTTGAACTTGCCCTTAAATACGGAATTGATATTTTATGGATTGGAGCCCGTACCACCGTTAACCCGTTCAATGTTCAAGATTTGGCGGATGCGTTGCAAGGGGTAGATGTGCCAGTGTTGATCAAAAACCCAGTCAATCCAGATTTAGCATTGTGGATTGGAGCATTTGAGCGTATTAACCGTGCTGGTATCAAAAAACTCGGAGCTATTCACCGTGGATTTTCGAATGCCCAAGAAACAAAATACCGCAACTCTCCCATGTGGAACATTGCCATCGAACTCAAAACGATGTTTCCAGAGTTGCCGATGATTGGTGACCCTAGCCACATGGCTGGAAAACGTGCGTATTTGTTCGAAATCGCCCAACGGGCGTTGGATTTAAACTACGATGGGCTCATCATTGAGTCACACTGCAACCCCGACAAAGCTTGGTCGGATGCGGCTCAACAATTGACGCCAGCTGCCTTGGGCGAAATGCTGCACGAACTTCACGTGCGTAAGCCTGAGTATGGCACAGATTATATCAATCAGTTGGAACAACTGCGCAGTAAACTCGATAATCTTGACCGTGAATTGTTAGAGATTTTGGGTACACGGATGTCGTTGGTGGAGCAATTGGGTGAATATAAGCGTGATAACAACGTGGCCGTTTTACAAATGGATCGTTGGAGACAACTTCGTAAAAACCGCGCCGATTTGGGTAAACAAATGAATTTGTACCCTGATTTTGTGGAAGAGTTGTTTGAACTGATTCACATGGCTTCTATCCGTAAGCAAACAGAAGTAATGAACTCTACGCCAGCTGCTTAA
- a CDS encoding superoxide dismutase, whose protein sequence is MTTKFLRNAFAIALAAGSLQAMAQFTQAPLPYASDALEPNIDKTTMEIHYGRHHKAYIDNLNKALAGKPEEKLTPDALVKGITKETAPAVRNNGGGHWNHTFFWSIMGPGKGGAPKGALADAITKDFGSLDEFKKKFKEAGTTRFGSGWAWLIVKDKKLVVTSTPNQDNPLMPVADVQGAPILGVDVWEHAYYLKYQNKRPDYLDAFWNVVNWDKVAELYAAAMK, encoded by the coding sequence ATGACAACTAAATTTCTCCGCAATGCATTTGCAATAGCATTGGCCGCAGGTTCGTTGCAGGCTATGGCACAATTTACGCAGGCTCCGCTTCCGTACGCATCTGATGCACTTGAGCCAAATATTGATAAGACTACCATGGAAATCCACTATGGACGTCACCATAAAGCCTATATCGACAACTTGAACAAGGCCTTGGCGGGTAAGCCAGAAGAAAAATTGACTCCTGATGCGCTGGTAAAGGGAATTACGAAAGAAACCGCTCCAGCAGTGCGTAACAACGGTGGGGGGCATTGGAATCACACCTTCTTTTGGAGCATCATGGGCCCTGGAAAAGGCGGCGCGCCCAAAGGAGCCTTGGCCGATGCCATTACCAAAGATTTTGGTTCGTTGGATGAGTTCAAAAAGAAATTTAAAGAGGCTGGTACTACCCGTTTTGGTTCAGGGTGGGCGTGGTTGATTGTAAAAGACAAAAAACTGGTGGTAACTTCTACGCCAAACCAAGATAATCCATTGATGCCTGTAGCGGATGTACAGGGCGCGCCGATTTTGGGCGTTGATGTGTGGGAGCACGCATATTACCTCAAGTACCAAAACAAACGTCCTGATTACCTAGACGCTTTTTGGAATGTCGTGAATTGGGATAAAGTAGCCGAATTATATGCGGCAGCGATGAAATAA